One window from the genome of Macrobrachium nipponense isolate FS-2020 chromosome 49, ASM1510439v2, whole genome shotgun sequence encodes:
- the LOC135205345 gene encoding uncharacterized protein LOC135205345 isoform X2, which translates to MAPLLYLSLLLLLSGVHSELNLAEEEEGGLSHVREGDWDLGPEDDDGDYSYEDASMDFKAGSIEELVVAHAPFLRFHKTEGENDFCFPHDATDYYNTRVSEDWSRQCNMNYSTLHGEIPTYWHAQACGEHLHIAYWTFTGYNHKCDLISGERDAWWEFIVVKVRNWETAPFMAEVMFGQKEGWYTRVPGRYDVIEHTHPVAFVGHASHGFYHDDGGSNSCCYFEDLRNPGLSDTFMRTHLNLVELKDDGTGEEWMTDPSVHYWSGILAPTYRDNWDLCRLLGCTGSYLQICGTCGCHKSDIGGDPF; encoded by the exons ATGGCGCCTCTCTTGTATCTGAGTTTGCTGTTACTCCTGTCTG GAGTTCATTCCGAATTGAATCTggcagaagaggaggaaggaggattaTCACACGTCCGCGAAGGTGACTGGGATTTGGGaccagaagatgatgatggcgaTTACAGTTACGAAGATGCGTCTATGGATTTCAAGGCCGGCTCCATTGAGGAGTTAGTCGTCGCGCACGCTCCTTTTTTGAGGTTCCATAAGACG GAAGGTGAAAATGACTTCTGTTTCCCCCACGATGCAACTGACTATTACAACACGCGAGTGAGCGAGGATTGGTCCAGGCAATGTAACATGAACTACAGCACATTGCACGGCGAGATCCCGACTTACTGGCACGCGCAGGCGTGCGGTGAGCACCTCCATATTG CTTACTGGACATTCACGGGATACAATCATAAATGTGACCTGATATCTGGCGAGAGAGACGCTTGGTGGGAGTTCATTGTCGTCAAG GTCAGAAACTGGGAGACGGCTCCCTTCATGGCCGAGGTCATGTTTGGTCAGAAGGAAGGGTGGTACACCAGGGTCCCCGGACGCTACGACGTCATAGAGCATACCCACCCCGTGGCTTTCGTAGGACATGCGAGTCATGGGTTCTACCACGATGACGGTGGTTCTAACAGCTGCTGTTACTTCGAGGACTTGCGGAACCCTG GTTTATCAGACACATTTATGCGCACCCACCTCAACCTGGTTGAACTGAAGGATGACGGGACGGGTGAGGAATGGATGACAGACCCCAGCGTCCACTACTGGAGTGGTATCCTGGCTCCTACTTACAGAGACAATTGGGATCTCTGCAGGCTACTTGGCTGTACAGGATCCTACTTACAG ATCTGCGGAACCTGTGGCTGCCACAAGAGCGACATCGGAGGTGACCCATTTTGA
- the LOC135205345 gene encoding uncharacterized protein LOC135205345 isoform X1, with protein MAPLLYLSLLLLLSAGVHSELNLAEEEEGGLSHVREGDWDLGPEDDDGDYSYEDASMDFKAGSIEELVVAHAPFLRFHKTEGENDFCFPHDATDYYNTRVSEDWSRQCNMNYSTLHGEIPTYWHAQACGEHLHIAYWTFTGYNHKCDLISGERDAWWEFIVVKVRNWETAPFMAEVMFGQKEGWYTRVPGRYDVIEHTHPVAFVGHASHGFYHDDGGSNSCCYFEDLRNPGLSDTFMRTHLNLVELKDDGTGEEWMTDPSVHYWSGILAPTYRDNWDLCRLLGCTGSYLQICGTCGCHKSDIGGDPF; from the exons ATGGCGCCTCTCTTGTATCTGAGTTTGCTGTTACTCCTGTCTG CAGGAGTTCATTCCGAATTGAATCTggcagaagaggaggaaggaggattaTCACACGTCCGCGAAGGTGACTGGGATTTGGGaccagaagatgatgatggcgaTTACAGTTACGAAGATGCGTCTATGGATTTCAAGGCCGGCTCCATTGAGGAGTTAGTCGTCGCGCACGCTCCTTTTTTGAGGTTCCATAAGACG GAAGGTGAAAATGACTTCTGTTTCCCCCACGATGCAACTGACTATTACAACACGCGAGTGAGCGAGGATTGGTCCAGGCAATGTAACATGAACTACAGCACATTGCACGGCGAGATCCCGACTTACTGGCACGCGCAGGCGTGCGGTGAGCACCTCCATATTG CTTACTGGACATTCACGGGATACAATCATAAATGTGACCTGATATCTGGCGAGAGAGACGCTTGGTGGGAGTTCATTGTCGTCAAG GTCAGAAACTGGGAGACGGCTCCCTTCATGGCCGAGGTCATGTTTGGTCAGAAGGAAGGGTGGTACACCAGGGTCCCCGGACGCTACGACGTCATAGAGCATACCCACCCCGTGGCTTTCGTAGGACATGCGAGTCATGGGTTCTACCACGATGACGGTGGTTCTAACAGCTGCTGTTACTTCGAGGACTTGCGGAACCCTG GTTTATCAGACACATTTATGCGCACCCACCTCAACCTGGTTGAACTGAAGGATGACGGGACGGGTGAGGAATGGATGACAGACCCCAGCGTCCACTACTGGAGTGGTATCCTGGCTCCTACTTACAGAGACAATTGGGATCTCTGCAGGCTACTTGGCTGTACAGGATCCTACTTACAG ATCTGCGGAACCTGTGGCTGCCACAAGAGCGACATCGGAGGTGACCCATTTTGA